A region from the Sphaerodactylus townsendi isolate TG3544 linkage group LG01, MPM_Stown_v2.3, whole genome shotgun sequence genome encodes:
- the LOC125424673 gene encoding basic proline-rich protein-like, whose product PPPPPPPTPPPPHPPPPPPPPPPTPPPPHPPPPPPPPPPTPPPPHPPPPPPPPPPTPPPPHPPPPPPPPPPTPPPPHPPPPPPPPPPTPPPPHPPPPPPPPPPTPPPPHPPPPPPPPPPTPPPPHPPPPPPPPPPTPPPPHPPPPPPPPPPTPPPPHPPPPPPPPPPTPPPPHPPPPPPPPPPTPPPPHPPPPPPPPPPTPPPPHPPPPPPPPPPTPPPPHPPPPPPPPPPTPPPPHPPPPPPPPPPTPPPPHPPPPPPPPPPTPPPPHPPPPPPPPPPTPPPPHPPPPPPPPPPTPPPPHPPPPPPPPPPTPPPPHPPPPPPPPPPTPPPPHPPPPPPPPPPTPPPPHPPPPPPPPPPTPPPPHPPPPP is encoded by the coding sequence cccccacccccccccccccccacccccccccccccccacccccccccccccccacccccccccccccccacccccccccccccccacccccccccccccccacccccccccccccccacccccccccccccccacccccccccccccccacccccccccccccccacccccccccccccccacccccccccccccccacccccccccccccccacccccccccccccccacccccccccccccccacccccccccccccccacccccccccccccccacccccccccccccccacccccccccccccccacccccccccccccccacccccccccccccccacccccccccccccccacccccccccccccccacccccccccccccccacccccccccccccccacccccccccccccccacccccccccccccccacccccccccccccccacccccccccccccccacccccccccccccccacccccccccccccccacccccccccccccccacccccccccccccccacccccccccccccccacccccccccccccccacccccccccccccccacccccccccccccccacccccccccccccccacccccccccccccccacccccccccccccccacccccccccccccccacccccccccccccccacccccccccccccccacccccccccccccccacccccccccccccccacccccccccccccccacccccccccccccccacccccccccccccccacccccccccccccccacccccccccccccccacccccccccccccccacccccccccccccccacccccccccccccccacccccccccccccccacccccccccccccccacccccccccccccccacccccccccccccccacccccccccccccccacccccccccccccccacccccccccccccccacccccccccccccccacccccccccccccccacccccccccccccccacccccccccccccccacccccccccccccccacccccccccccccccacccccccccccccccacccccccccccccccaccccccccccccccca